The sequence below is a genomic window from Ochrobactrum quorumnocens.
CTCTTGAGTTCAATCTTTCCTTACCGCTTGTCGGCCGTGACCGTTTAATCTGTCAATATCGGGTTTACTTTGACGGTGCGGGTAAGGTATCTCACGCGGCGTGGCGGCGCCCACAATGCGCCGATTTGGTCGCAGGCAAACGAAATTGAAGACCAAATGATCCCTTTGCGAGCTTACATGAAAATCTGCAGTCAAGCGGCACTGTTTCTGACGAGCGGTGTCCTGCTCTCCGGATGCGTTGGTTTACCCGCAGCCGACGGTACGGAAGCGGCCATTATTGAAAAGGCGTCTGTCATGCCGTCTTTGACGCCCATCAAGGGCACGCAAATCGGTGCTGTTGCTCGCAATGGTCTGCTCATTAACCCATCTGTGCGTGAAGCCGCAAGCGTGATTTCCGCAAGTGCGGACCAGGTAAGAGTGCAACGTGCTGCACTTTTCCCGGGTCTGTCTTTAACTGCTGGAGCTGGCGTCGGCGCTGGCGGCCTTGGCAAACCGGGCGTTGATCTAACAGGATCACAGTTGTTATTTGATGGTGGTAACTCCAAGCGCGCAGTAAAGTTGGCGGATTTTGATCTTCAGATCAACTACATAGCTTTCCAAAAAACAATAGACGACACGTTGCTGGAAATCCTTAAAACCTATGCTGACGTGCAGATGAAGAGCGAGTTGCTTGATGTTTATAAAAGCCAACTAAAAGCACTTTCCGAGCTCGACAAACTCGTTGCAGAACGGGCCACCAACGGGGCCGTTTCATCAAGCGATCATCTGGAAACCCGCAAGCGCGTTCAATCAGCAGCATTTCTCGCCAACGATACCCAACTCGAACTCGGCGAGGCGAAGGACCGGTTGACATTGTTGACGGGCCAGCCGCAAGGAGGGCGGATTGCTCTACCTACCAAATCGTGCAAAGCGCAAGGGGAAACCGACGATCTGCGGATGATCCGGCTGTCACAGGCACGCGCGCAGGTCGCCTTGGAAAAGGCAGAGAAGGAAGTCACACCGCGCATTGCATTAAAGCCTGTTGTTGGGGGAGAGCTCGGCGTCAACAAACTGCCGGTAGGACTTAACGTCGATGTTCGGTCTGACTTTTTGCAGGGTGGCGCGCTTACAGCGAGAGCGAATGTCGCACGCAATAATCTGGCTGGCACTGAAGCCAAGCTCGCATCAGTACAACTGCAAGACAGTTTGTCAGAAAGTGCGCTCGTACGCAGTCTTGCGGCGGGTGATATAAAGTCGACGATGCTCAAAAAGCAGATCGAATTGCTAAAAAAGACCCGGGTGCTCTATCGTGACCAGTATTTTGATATGGGAACACGCCAGCTCTCAGATCTGCTCGATAATGAAGAGGAATATTACAGTCGGCAGGCAGAACTTGTGAAACTGCGCGCGGAAATGAGCACAACGAAGGTGCAATGCGCTATCCGCAATCGTGCGCTGCGTGAAGATCTCAAGATAAACGGTAACAGTATTTACGGTTACCCACTCTCATCAGATTTAATTTAAACGGCAATTATCAAGACGGGAACCAGCGGGCATCAAGAATGGATCGGGCCCAAAACCCAAACTGGATCTGGCGGTTTGCAAGCCCCAGA
It includes:
- a CDS encoding TolC family protein, giving the protein MKICSQAALFLTSGVLLSGCVGLPAADGTEAAIIEKASVMPSLTPIKGTQIGAVARNGLLINPSVREAASVISASADQVRVQRAALFPGLSLTAGAGVGAGGLGKPGVDLTGSQLLFDGGNSKRAVKLADFDLQINYIAFQKTIDDTLLEILKTYADVQMKSELLDVYKSQLKALSELDKLVAERATNGAVSSSDHLETRKRVQSAAFLANDTQLELGEAKDRLTLLTGQPQGGRIALPTKSCKAQGETDDLRMIRLSQARAQVALEKAEKEVTPRIALKPVVGGELGVNKLPVGLNVDVRSDFLQGGALTARANVARNNLAGTEAKLASVQLQDSLSESALVRSLAAGDIKSTMLKKQIELLKKTRVLYRDQYFDMGTRQLSDLLDNEEEYYSRQAELVKLRAEMSTTKVQCAIRNRALREDLKINGNSIYGYPLSSDLI